The region CCACATGGAGCGTGACTCGTTATTGGGCCCGTTATTACGTCTCTCGTGTTTTCCAGATGCATACCCATCCATTGCTCACGATACCTTTACAGATGCTCGATCGCGCTCGCCCATGGAACTGGAAAGCAGCATGAGCTCCTTGCGCATGTCCCTGCATGTCGTGCAAAAAGCCAACTTTCATATCTTCAACGCACTCGTGCgcgccggtgccgagccacgcgAGCGTGTCCTGGCATTCTGGGGCGACATCTGTCATCTGAACGCGAAGCGCGGAGCTATGCAGGTGCGATCGCGCGAAGTGGCCACAGACGCCTTTATGATGAATGTGTTTGACGTCCTCCTCCGCTTTTCAGAACCATTCGCCGAGCCAACATGCGGCAAGATTGACCGAATTGATCCCCTGTACCTCCAGTCACAGCGGCGATGGGATACGTCGACGCTGACTCGCATTCTCGCAAGTGAGGCAGAGGGTGTTCAATGGATCCAACATACCCCCGCACCCCATGCACAGCGGCCCGCCAACTTTGTGACAGAGGTATTTTTTATTACGTTGCGTCTCGTGAATGTGGCGCTCGGCAAGGTGCTTCGTCGCGTAGAGCACCGCGAGAAGGAAATGGATCGCCTGCAAAAGCGTGTCGCAGAGCTCGAGGAATCCCGCTCGACATGGGACAACGCGCCTTACCCTACCGGCATCGAACAGGTCCTGCAGCGAGCCAGGGCCCAGAGCGACAAGCTGTACAGCGAAGTTCTCGCCGCTCAGACCCAGCTGCTAGAGCCCGAATTCGTACAGCGGGCCTTGTCATTCACGAGCTTCTCCATGACATGGCTTGTCCGCCTGGCCGACCCTCGTCAGGCACATCCACATACGACCGTGTCATTGCCTCTACCAAAAGAAGTGCCTGAAATATTTCGCATGCTACCTGAACATATGTTTGAAGATGCTTGCGACACGGTGCTATTTTACTCTCGCCGAAAGCCCGATGTGCTCGATGGACCAGCGCGCGAGAGTATCACGACGTTCTGTACAGTATTTTTGTCGAGTGGATGGTACGTCCGGAACCCCTTCCTCAAGGCCAAGCTCGCCGAAATGTTGTCGTACAATGTCATGCCATACGGCGCCCTCTCGAtgggcgtgctgggcgatgCCATCAACAATCAGCCACTGGCCATCGCTCACCTTGTGCCAGCCTTGATGACGTTCTGGATCGAGGCGGAGTCGACAGGCTCTCACACACAATTTTACGACAAGTTCAATATCCGATACCACCTCGGCCATGTATTCAAGGCGATTTGGGACAATGTCGACCACAAGAAGCAATTGcacacgcaggcgcgtGAGAACCAAGCCGAGTTCGCCGTGTTCATCAACCGGCTCATGAACGACGTCACCTTCTTGCtcgatgatgcgctcgagaAGCTGACTGAGCTGCATATGAAGCAGGCCGAGATGGATGATCATTCCGCATGGCACCAGCGCCCGGCTCAAGAGCGCCAGGAATTTGAGAGTATCGTGCGGACCATCCAAGCTCAGATCAGAAGTGACTTGGGCTTGGGCCACGAATTTTTGCGCTTATTTATCATGTTCACGAAAGAAACGAGCGCCTCATTCATGATGCCAGAGATTGTCGATCGTCTCGCGGCCATGCTCGACTACAAtctcgacgtgctcgtggGTCCTCGGTGCCAGGACCTCAAAGTCAAGGACCCCAAGGCAGTCGGCTTTGATCCACGCAGTCTCCTAAGTGAGATTCTGTCGGTGATTTTAAACCTTGCGCCTCACGAAGAGTTtgcggcggccatggcacgcgaTGGACGCAGCTACAGTCGTGAGATCTTTTCCAAGGCAGCTAGTATTGCTCAGAGACACATGCTCAAGAGCCCCGTCGAtatcgatgcgctcgcacaACTCGTGGACCGCGTAGAAAAAATCAAGGCGCAAGAGGCAATGGAGGAAGAAGACCTCGGCGAAGTACCGGACGACTTCCTGGATCCTCTACTTGCCACGATTATGCGCGATCCTGTTCGGCTTCCTGCGAGTCGCGCTGTCATTGACCGCTCTACGATCAAGGCCCACTTGCTTAGTGATGGCACGGATCCATTCAACCGCATGCCGCTCAAGCTTGAGGACGTCATTCCGGcagacgacgtgcgcgagcaAATCGAGGCATGGATcaaggcgcgccgtgcgtcgtCTTCTCCTACCTAGGAGGTGGAGCTCCATAGATTCGGCCGAAATAGGTCTTTTCTGCGACGCGATCCCAGCAGCTTGGTTGGCGGCATTTTTTCTTCTGACACTGACATGCGGTTCTACGAAAAGCAGCTGCCTGACACTGACGAGATCGTCATGTGTCAGGTGCGCCAGATTGCTGAGATGGGCGCATATGTTAATCTGCTCGAATATGACAACGCTGAGGGTATGATTTTGCTGTCTGAACTGAGCCGACGACGTATTCGCAGTATCCAGAAGCTCATCCGCGTAGGTCGCAATGAAGtggtcgtcgtgctgcgtgTGGACAAAGAAAAAGGATACATTGATCTTTCGAAGCGCCGCGTGTCGCCTGAGGATGTGATCAAGTGCGAAGAGCGCTACAGCAAGTCGCGTGCCGTGAACAGTATCGTGTCACATGTGGCACACAAGCTCGACTACCCTGTGGAACAGATATACGAAAAGGTCTTGTGGCCACTCGACCATTCGTATGGACATTCATACGATGCGTTCAAGCTCGCTGTGACAGAGTCGGCCAAAGTATTCGAAGGTATCGACATTGAACCGCACGTGCTTCGAGAGCTGGAAGCCAACATTGCACGTCGTCTGACCCCACAGCCCGTCAAGATTCGTGCCGATGTAGAAGTCTCATGCTTCGGATATGAGGGTATCGACGCTGTCAAGGCAGCCCTGCGCGCTGGTGAGGCGGTGTCAACGGAAAACATTCCCATCAAAATCAAGCTTGTGGCGCCACCGCTCTACGTCCTGGTGACGCACTCGACTGACAAAGTCGGTGGTGTCGCACTTATGGAACAAGCCTTGGAAAAGATTCAGGAAACGATTGAAAAGAGCGAAGGCAAGGTCACAGTGAAAATGAAGCCCAAGGCAGTCTCGGCTGTTGAGGATGAAGAACTGGCACAGCTCATGGCTAAGGTTGAGCGCGAAAATACAGAAGTCCAGGGCGATGACGACTCTGAGGATGACGAGTAATTCACGCACACCATGTATAGTAATCCGCAGGGCTACGTACAATCACCAAactggcgctggcgaagGAAAGGTCCTTCTTGTGCTTACATAATGTTTTGGATCGCCTGGCTTCGCCCACAGGCGCCGCGTGGCGTTTTGCCGCAACGAAGTACGCGCGTCTGGACGACGAGTATGGCAGAACCACAGGTGGCCTACGCCCAAGACGAGTATGGCAATCCATTCATTGTAGTGCGTGAGCAGGGAAAGAAAACGCGTGCACAGGGCACTCAGGCCATCAAGGACCATATCCAGGCCGCTCGCACCGTGGCAAATATCCTTCGCACGTCGCTGGGTCCTCGGGGTCTTGACAAGATCCTGATCAGTCCCGACGGTGACATTCAGGTGACGAATGATGGTGCCACGATCATGAGTAATATGGAACTAGAGCACCAAATTGCCAAGCTGCTTGTGCAACTTTCCAAGAGCCAGGACGACGAAATTGGCGATGGCACGACGAGTGTGGTCGTCATGGCCGGTGCTCTGTTGGAGCAGTCAGAAGCTCTGATCGATCGTGGCATCCACCCTATCCGTATCGCCGACGGCTTCGAACGCGCTTGTGAGGTCGCCGTCAGAGCTCTGGAAAAGGCATCGGACAAGGTCGAATTTGACCGTGACCATATTGATGAACTTCTAAAGGTCGCCCAGACGAGTCTCGGAAGCAAGATTGTCTCAAAGTCTTCGAGCAAATTCGCCCGTATTGCCACAGAGGCCGTGCTATCTGTCGCTGATTTGGAGCGCAGAGACGTGGACTTTGATCTGATCAAGGTCGATGGTAAGGTGGGTGGCAGTCTGGACGACTCCGTGCTGGTGAAGGGTGTCGTGATTGATAAAGACTTCTCGCATCCTCAAATGCCGCGTGAGATccgcgatgcacgcatcGCGATCCTTACATGCCCTCTGGAGCCTCCGCGCCCCAAGACGAAGCACAAGCTCGATATCAGCTCCGTTGAGGAGTACCGCCGCCTCGAGGAGTATGAGCGTACAACGTTCCAAAGTATGATCCAGAAGATCAAGGACTGTGGTGCCAATCTTGTCATTTGCCAATGGGGCTTTGACGATGAGGCGAACCACCTCCTCTTACAATACGGTCTGCCGGCTGTACGCTGGGTTGGTGGGCCCGAAATGGAGTTGATTGCGATTGCAACAAATGGACGTATTGTTCCACGTTTTGAAGACCTCACGCCCGACAAGCTGGGTCATGCTGGTCTTGTCCGTGAAATGAGCTTTGGCACGACACGCGATCGCATGTTGGTGATCGAGGAATGTGCCAATACGAGGGCGGTGACTGCTTTCCTGCGTGGCTCTAACAAGATGGTCATCGATGAGGCAAAGCGTGCACTCCATGATGCTATGTGTGTTGTGCGCAGCCTGGTGCGTGACAACCGCGTCGTGTATGGCGGAGGTGCTGCGGAAGTATGTGCCTCCATTGCTGTTGCACAATCGGCAGACGAGATTGCATCGATGGAGCAGTACGCTACACGCGCATTTTCAGCAGCCCTAGATGTCATACCTTTAGCGCTCGCTGAAAACAGCGGCTTGGCACCCATCGAGAGCCTGGCCATGGTAAAGAGCAAGCAGGTGACGGAGAGCGATGCTCGCTACGGCATTGATTGTATGGGACGGGGGAACAACAACATGAAAGAGTGCCACGTGTTCGACCCACTCGTATCAAAGCGGCAACAACTGCTCCTtgcgacgcagcttgtgcgcgCTGTCCTCAAAATTGACGATGTcatcgagcagcatgcCCTGGAAGCCGAAATGTAGGTGGCACGTGATTAGTGGCATAGGCAAAACCTGGTAGCGAGGatcggcacgacgcgcgtcgccgtcggCTGCATGTCTAAGGAAGAGCAAAAGCGCGCCGCAGAAgacgcctcgtcctccgACGATGACGTCGGACCTCTGCCAGGTCCTGCCGGAGGGGACAGCACCAAGCGCCGCAAAACGCTCCAATATGAGAAATTGTACTTAGATCAACTCCCGCGCGCCGACCGGTATGTCAAGTCGCTCATGCACCGCGACACTATCAATTTTGTGCAAGTCACGCCGCATACCGACTTTGTCATTACTACATCAGTTGACGGTCACGTCAAATTTTGGAAAAAGCAGTCTTCGAGTATCGAATTTGTAAAACACTACAATGCGCACCTGAGCATGATTGTGGCTGTGGCCACAAGCGCCGATGGCGCCTATTTCGCCAGTGCAGCCGCGGACGGATCCATCAAGGTATTCGATGTGATTAATTTTGACCTCATTCATATGTTCCAAGTGCCCTATACCCCccgtgcatgtgcctgGGTACACCGTCGTGGAAGCGTTGACACTGTACTGGCCGTGGCCGAGGAACACAGTTCCCACATCCACTTTTACGATGGACGTGATAGTGATGGTACGCCTCTTTTTTCTTCGACCAAGGTGCACAAGAATCCATGTCATATTCTTGCGTACAACGAACCCTACGACTGCATTGTATCAGCCGACACGAGCGGAATGGTGGAATATTGGCAGCCTCGAGAGCCATATGTTATGCCACAGGGCTTATTCTCCCTAAAGTCAAACACAGATTTATTTGAGTTTAAAAGAACCAAGTCGGTGCCAGCAACACTGACTTTCTCTCCTGACTTTCAACGGTTTGCAACAACGTCCACATGTGATCGGCAGGTGCGAGTATTTGATTTCCAGCATGGTAAGCTGCTGCGAAAGTACGACGAATCACTTGCAGCCGTGCAAGAAATGCAGCAGGCCAACACGACTATTTACCAGCTGGATGACATGGAATTCGGGCGCAGACTTGCTGTCGAGCGTGACATTGATGCCTCAACCTTACCTGGCCTAGGAGATGCGGTAGCAAATGCGATCGGTGCAGGTACAGCGAACGCTGTGTTTGATCAGAGTGGGAACTTTATCATGTATGGAACCATGTTGGGTATCAAGATGGTCAATCTTAAGACCAACAAAGTGGCTCGCTTGCTCGGTAAGGAAGAGACAATGCGATTTATGAATGTGTCCTTGTATCAAGGTGTCCCGATAAAAAAGTTTACCACCAACATCGCTTTGGCCGTGTCCAATAACCCACTGGCAAAGCCAGATGAACAAGATCCCACGCTGTTTTGTACCGCATTCAAACGCGCACGCTTCTACATGTTCACGAAGAATGAACCAGATACAGATCCCACCTCCAAGCTAGCCGGTCAGGACCGCGATATATTTAACGAGAAGCCGACACGTGAAGAGCAGGCGATTGCAAGTGAGAACCCTGGCGCAAAGAAAAAGCATGTGATCACATCTGCTATCTTGCACACAACGGCGGGCGATGTTCATCTCCAGCTATATCCTCAACTTGTGCCCAAGACGGTGGAAAATTTTGTAGGTCTTGCCAAAAAAGGCTACTACAATGGCGTAATTTTTCACCGCGTAATAAAAAAGTTTATGATTCAAACAGGCGATCCACTTGGCGATGGAACAGGTGGCGAGAGTTTATGGGGTGGTGAGTTCGAGGATGAGTTCGTGAAGGAACTGCGTCACGATAGGCCGTACACCCTTAGTATGGCAAATGCAGGTCGCAATACCAACGCAAGCCAATTCTTCATCACGACTGTCCCTACTCCATGGCTTGATAATAAACACACTATTTTTGGACGTGCCACAGGAGGCTTAGATGTGATTCACAAAATCGAAAACGCGTCAATCAACAAGTTCGACAAGCCGAAAGAAGACATCCAAATATTTAGCATTTCATTGCATTAAGTTAGGCTTCTCACGATTCCTCCACTCACGCGTGCAACGATAAgggccagcgcatccaaTCGAAAGATGTCTCCACACGTGTTGCTGACGGTCTCCGGGCGTTGAGCTTGATATTTTGGACCAGACATACCACTTTCCCTGTGGCGAGTTGTGATGGAGCTGTGGCACCCAGCCTTGCTGGGGC is a window of Malassezia restricta chromosome III, complete sequence DNA encoding:
- a CDS encoding ubiquitin conjugation factor E4 B — translated: MATWDAWAQEAIAHVFGATLRPGEANEHLVYVPELRDELEAERGESEPMATWDMSDRLLIARLSLADARDTSWDYIIGAWTRCVREEQRIQASSLSFKSRALEGLQHARSLLTSYAGLLLDMPDMFPRSTKHGSELGPEAMVPTLLNLAALDDDAPVPTLFDWDAVPPSLAASFVHDVITRFAPDDALDTVLGQSLHALTQCVIRPPGAPADESNQQTAVANDIHAVLAQMLGVPNPQAQASEFSPPREGMTIAQLDWRPIQMALAAAVEHKTLAAALPFFASFHPDTTAAHMERDSLLGPLLRLSCFPDAYPSIAHDTFTDARSRSPMELESSMSSLRMSLHVVQKANFHIFNALVRAGAEPRERVLAFWGDICHLNAKRGAMQVRSREVATDAFMMNVFDVLLRFSEPFAEPTCGKIDRIDPLYLQSQRRWDTSTLTRILASEAEGVQWIQHTPAPHAQRPANFVTEVFFITLRLVNVALGKVLRRVEHREKEMDRLQKRVAELEESRSTWDNAPYPTGIEQVLQRARAQSDKLYSEVLAAQTQLLEPEFVQRALSFTSFSMTWLVRLADPRQAHPHTTVSLPLPKEVPEIFRMLPEHMFEDACDTVLFYSRRKPDVLDGPARESITTFCTVFLSSGWYVRNPFLKAKLAEMLSYNVMPYGALSMGVLGDAINNQPLAIAHLVPALMTFWIEAESTGSHTQFYDKFNIRYHLGHVFKAIWDNVDHKKQLHTQARENQAEFAVFINRLMNDVTFLLDDALEKLTELHMKQAEMDDHSAWHQRPAQERQEFESIVRTIQAQIRSDLGLGHEFLRLFIMFTKETSASFMMPEIVDRLAAMLDYNLDVLVGPRCQDLKVKDPKAVGFDPRSLLSEILSVILNLAPHEEFAAAMARDGRSYSREIFSKAASIAQRHMLKSPVDIDALAQLVDRVEKIKAQEAMEEEDLGEVPDDFLDPLLATIMRDPVRLPASRAVIDRSTIKAHLLSDGTDPFNRMPLKLEDVIPADDVREQIEAWIKARRASSSPT
- a CDS encoding translation initiation factor 2 subunit 1, yielding MRFYEKQLPDTDEIVMCQVRQIAEMGAYVNLLEYDNAEGMILLSELSRRRIRSIQKLIRVGRNEVVVVLRVDKEKGYIDLSKRRVSPEDVIKCEERYSKSRAVNSIVSHVAHKLDYPVEQIYEKVLWPLDHSYGHSYDAFKLAVTESAKVFEGIDIEPHVLRELEANIARRLTPQPVKIRADVEVSCFGYEGIDAVKAALRAGEAVSTENIPIKIKLVAPPLYVLVTHSTDKVGGVALMEQALEKIQETIEKSEGKVTVKMKPKAVSAVEDEELAQLMAKVERENTEVQGDDDSEDDE
- a CDS encoding T-complex protein 1 subunit epsilon, which produces MAEPQVAYAQDEYGNPFIVVREQGKKTRAQGTQAIKDHIQAARTVANILRTSLGPRGLDKILISPDGDIQVTNDGATIMSNMELEHQIAKLLVQLSKSQDDEIGDGTTSVVVMAGALLEQSEALIDRGIHPIRIADGFERACEVAVRALEKASDKVEFDRDHIDELLKVAQTSLGSKIVSKSSSKFARIATEAVLSVADLERRDVDFDLIKVDGKVGGSLDDSVLVKGVVIDKDFSHPQMPREIRDARIAILTCPLEPPRPKTKHKLDISSVEEYRRLEEYERTTFQSMIQKIKDCGANLVICQWGFDDEANHLLLQYGLPAVRWVGGPEMELIAIATNGRIVPRFEDLTPDKLGHAGLVREMSFGTTRDRMLVIEECANTRAVTAFLRGSNKMVIDEAKRALHDAMCVVRSLVRDNRVVYGGGAAEVCASIAVAQSADEIASMEQYATRAFSAALDVIPLALAENSGLAPIESLAMVKSKQVTESDARYGIDCMGRGNNNMKECHVFDPLVSKRQQLLLATQLVRAVLKIDDVIEQHALEAEM
- a CDS encoding peptidyl-prolyl isomerase domain and WD repeat protein 1, translating into MSKEEQKRAAEDASSSDDDVGPLPGPAGGDSTKRRKTLQYEKLYLDQLPRADRYVKSLMHRDTINFVQVTPHTDFVITTSVDGHVKFWKKQSSSIEFVKHYNAHLSMIVAVATSADGAYFASAAADGSIKVFDVINFDLIHMFQVPYTPRACAWVHRRGSVDTVLAVAEEHSSHIHFYDGRDSDGTPLFSSTKVHKNPCHILAYNEPYDCIVSADTSGMVEYWQPREPYVMPQGLFSLKSNTDLFEFKRTKSVPATLTFSPDFQRFATTSTCDRQVRVFDFQHGKLLRKYDESLAAVQEMQQANTTIYQLDDMEFGRRLAVERDIDASTLPGLGDAVANAIGAGTANAVFDQSGNFIMYGTMLGIKMVNLKTNKVARLLGKEETMRFMNVSLYQGVPIKKFTTNIALAVSNNPLAKPDEQDPTLFCTAFKRARFYMFTKNEPDTDPTSKLAGQDRDIFNEKPTREEQAIASENPGAKKKHVITSAILHTTAGDVHLQLYPQLVPKTVENFVGLAKKGYYNGVIFHRVIKKFMIQTGDPLGDGTGGESLWGGEFEDEFVKELRHDRPYTLSMANAGRNTNASQFFITTVPTPWLDNKHTIFGRATGGLDVIHKIENASINKFDKPKEDIQIFSISLH